The Hypomesus transpacificus isolate Combined female chromosome 12, fHypTra1, whole genome shotgun sequence genome segment ATTCAGTTACATGTAGGGTCtatctgtattacatgcttagACATATCCAATGTTTATCAGTGTTTATTATGACCAGACCATCCTCATATCTCAAAGCAGAGCATCTATTTATCGGCCTGCCTTTCAGGTCCACAACCCCTGGTACCCTGAGTGTGCTTCCTGCTTaccagcctcctagccctacctcctgctctgcatccagcgctggtcccagtctcctgctctgcatcaaGTGCTGGTCCCagtctcctgctctgcatcaagcgctggtcccagcctcctaccactaacccctgctctgcatcaagcgctggtcccagcctcctaccactaacccctgctctgcatccagcgctgggcccagcctcctagccctacctcctgctctgcatccagcactggtcccagcctcctactcTGCATCCAActctggtcccagcctcctaccactaacccctgctctgcatccagcgctgggcccagcctcctaccactaacccctgctcttcatccagcgctgggcccagcctcctaccactaacccctgctctgcatccagcgctgggcccagcctcctaccactaacccctgctctgcatccagcgctgggccTAGCAGGGACTCTCCGGCGGAGACTACAGGTCCGAGAGAAGCCAGGTCCGAGAGAAGCCAGGACCTTGGACAGCGATCGGTCACACGAGCTGTCAGTTCACGGTAAGAGACGGCATTGGCCAAGTTTACCAGATTCGATCGTTCTAAAGGACTTAAGAAGGCTCGGGTTCGGCTAAGAAGGAGCGCTAAGATAGGGGTGTTTCCCAGACGCGTTCTTAACTGCCTTCTTAAGATCCCGCCAAAGaagcttcttaagaagctcttagtgggAGCTGCTCACCGCCGTGGTGCTGAAACTAAATCAATCGATGCCAGGCAAATCGATCAGCCACCACTTTATCAGCGCATAAATCACACACAACAACCTGTAGTACCCACACACAGGTGCAATTAGGCtacacgcgcgcgcgcgtgtgtgcgtgtgatcaCAGCTAACAGGTGTATCCAAGTAGTAATCAAGCTCATTAACGCACATATACCCCCCTGTGGCTAGGCACACACATTTGAGAATGGAAAAAACAGCCAGCAAACGGAGCAAGAGGTCACCCTCGTTTACCCCAGAGGAGATGGCCGTATTAGTGGACGAGGTCTGGCTGCACCGTGATGAGTTATTTGGGGGAACAAAGGGCAAAAAAGACATCGAATTAAAGAACCGAATTTGGCAGGCCATAGCCCAAAAGATGTCCCCCTTTAGTCCCTGTGGCCTGCGAGACTGGGTTGCTGTAAGAAAAAAGTGGCAGGAGTTCCAAAGCCAAACCAAAAAAAAATGTGCAAAGGTGAGGCAAGAGAACATGGGCACAGGCGGCGGCGCACATGGTGCTACAACCCTCACTCCGGATGAGGAAAAAGTCCTTTCCATAATTGGAAAGACGGCCCCTGAAGGCATTAGTGGGGGCATCGATCTTCTGTGGGACGAGGGCCTCTCAGAaaacagcgaggaggaggaggaagaggagccatCTGGGAGCAGAGCGGCGACATACACGTCCCCAGGAGAGGACTACCCCCCACAACCGTGTCCTGTCCCCCCACGCCAACCAGCAGGGCCCTGTCCCCGCATGCAGGGAGGCTTAACAGGGTGGCCCCCCGTAACGACCTGCACCTGCAACGAGACGCTGGTGCGTCTCGAGAGGAAGAAACTGGCGGTGTTGCGGGGGATAGAGGGCCAACTGGAGAGACAGACTGCCCTCCAGGAGGAGATGGTGCAGATCAAACGCCAAAAGTTGGAGCTGCACCGGACACAGCTGGCACTTGCCGGGGCGCAGTTCAACCATCCCTCCACCTCGATCCCAATAATTCTACCCCAGGATGGAGGTAAGGGGCATTTCTATTTTTTTTGTCC includes the following:
- the LOC124474613 gene encoding myb-related transcription factor, partner of profilin-like encodes the protein MEKTASKRSKRSPSFTPEEMAVLVDEVWLHRDELFGGTKGKKDIELKNRIWQAIAQKMSPFSPCGLRDWVAVRKKWQEFQSQTKKKCAKVRQENMGTGGGAHGATTLTPDEEKVLSIIGKTAPEGISGGIDLLWDEGLSENSEEEEEEEPSGSRAATYTSPGEDYPPQPCPVPPRQPAGPCPRMQGGLTGWPPVTTCTCNETLVRLERKKLAVLRGIEGQLERQTALQEEMVQIKRQKLELHRTQLALAGAQFNHPSTSIPIILPQDGGDSDADVQ